CTGGCCTATGCCGTGGACATCCTGAAGGGGCTGGCGGCAATGGACTACAACGCCAAGGCCGTGCCCGAGGAGGCCAAGCCCGCCAATACCGGCGAGAACGCGGCTCAGGGCGCGCAGACGCAATGACCGAGCTGTTGGGGCCGTCGGGCCTGCCCTATCGGCCCTGCGCCGGGGTGGTGCTGATCAACCCGGCCGGCCTGGTCTTCGCCGGGCAGCGCATCGACAACCCGACCCCGGCCTGGCAGATGCCGCAGGGCGGGATCGACGCGGGCGAGACGCCGCGCGCCGCCGCCCTGCGCGAGCTGGTCGAGGAGACCGGCGTCACCACCGACCTGGTGGACGTGCTGGCCGAAACCGCCGACTGGGTGACCTATGACCTGCCGCCCGAGTTGCTGGGCAAGGTCTGGAAGGGCAAATACGGCGGCCAGAAGCAGAAATGGTTCGCCATGCGCTTCCTTGGCCCGGACGAGGCGGTGCGGATCGCCACCGAACATCCCGAATTCGACCGCTGGCAGTGGATGCGCGCGGCCGATGTGCTTGAGTCCATCGTGCCCTTCAAGCGCGATGTCTATGCCCAGGTGCTGGGCGAGTTCCGCGAGATCCTGGCCTGATCGCGCCGGTGGCGCGGCCGGTTTTGGGTATTTGCAGAGCAAAGAAGTCGAAGGGCGGCCGGGGTGGGCCGCCCCTTGTCGTTCAGCTGCGCAGCAGGGCTAGCAGGCTTGTGTCGGCATAGCCATCGGGCGTGACGCCGCGGGCGCGCTGGAAGGCCTTGATCGCCTCGGTCGACTGGCTGCCGAGCTTGCCGTCGACCCCGCCGGTGTCGAAGCCCTTGGCCATCAGCAGGCGCTGGATCTCGGCCTTTTCGCTGGTCGAGAGCGTGCGGTCGCCGCGCGGCCATGACCCTTGGATGCCGGGGCGGCCGGCGATGGCCTCGCCCAGATAGCTGACGGCCAGGGCGTAGCTGTCCGAGGCGTTGTATTTCAGGATGGCGCGGAAGTTCTCCGTGATCAGGAAGGCCGGGCCGCGCGATCCGGCCGGGACCAGGATCGAGCCCGAGGGCACCGCGCTGCCGTTGCGGGTCCGCACGCCCATCGCCGCCCATTGGCTGCCCGACCGCTGCACCGCCTTGCCGGCGTTGTTGAAATCGAAGCCGGGCGGCAGGATGACCTCGGTCCCCCAGGGCTGGCCGGGGCGCCAGCCGTTCTGGCGCAGGTAATGCGCGGTCGAGGCCAGCGCGTCGGTCGGGTCGTCCGACCAGATGTCGCGGCGGCCGTCGCCGTTGAAATCCACCGCATGCGCCAGGAAGGACGAGGGCATGAACTGCGTATGGCCCATGGCGCCGGCCCAGCTGCCGACCATATGCGCGCTGTCCACGTCGCCCGACTGGATGATGCGCAGCGCCGAGACCAGCTCGCCGGCGAAGAATTCGCCGCGCCGGCCGTCATAGGCCAGCGTCGCCAGGGCCGGCACGATGCGGGTATTGCCGCGACCCGCACCGAAGTTCGATTCCATGCCCCAGACCGCCAGCACCACCTCGCGCGGGACGCCGTAGCGCGATTCGATGGCGGCCAGTGTCGAGGAATATTGCGCCGCCTTGCTGCGCCCGGTGGCGCCGCGCGTGCCGATGGCGCCGTCGAGATAGTCCCAGACCGGCTTGGCGAATTCGCTCTGCTTGCGGTCGAGCGCGATCAGCGAGGGCATGAAATGCGCATCCGCCATGGCGCGGTCGAAGGTCGCGCCCGAGATGCCTGCCGCCAGCGCGCGGGGACGGAAGCTGGCCACCCAGGTCTGGAAGCCGGATTCGCTGCCCTGACCGCCGGCAGTGGGCAGGCCGGCGAAATCGCCGCCGGGCGCGCCGGGCGTGCGGTTCATCGACACCCCGCAGCCGGCCAGGCTGGCAATCAGGATCGCGCCAAGGGCGATGCGGGAAATCCGTCTGGTCATACTGCCTGTCCGCTCTCTCTTGTTCTGGTTGCGGGCCAGTCTAGCGGCGGCGGCGGGCGATGGATAGGTCAATCCTCGCCGTAAAGCGGCTCCATCTGCGCCACGATCACCGCGTTCTCGGCCAGCGCGCGGTCCATCAGGGCGCGCTCCTCCTCGGGGATCTCATGGCCGTCGGCCAGGCGCTCGTCGATGCTGCCGTGGCCGATGACCTCGATCGGGGCCAGGCCCGCCTGCTTCAGGATGGCGACGGTTTCGCGCACCGCCTCGTCCTCGTCCCTGCCCGAGGCGTAGCAGACCAGCGCGGCGCCCGTCGCGCCTTCCGGCAGGCCGTCGTCCCTGGCGCGGCCGACTTCGACCAGAAGCGTATAGACCTGCTGGGTCATGGCTTTCCCTTCCTGCGGTTTTGCCGTCATATCGCCCGAAACCAGGGAGGGGACAATGAGCAAGAGCCTGCGCCGCGTGCAATCGGCCCTGGAGGCCGCGGGCCTCGCGGTCGAGATCCGCGAGACCGACGACCGCGCCCGCACCGCCGAGGGCGCGGCGGCCGCGGTCGGCTGCGCGGTCGACCAGATCGCCAAGTCGATCATCTTTCGCGGCGAGGACTCGGGCCATGTCGTGCTGTTCCTGACCGCCGGCGGCAACCGCGTCGATCCGGCCAAGGCCACGGCGCTGGCCGGGCAAAGCCTGGGCAAGGCCGATGCCGAACTGATCCGCGCCGAGACCGGCTTTGCCATCGGCGGCGTCGCCCCGGTTGGCCACCTGAACCGGATCCGCGCCTGGCTCGACCCGCGCCTGCTGGATTTCGAGCAGGTCTGGGCGGCGGCAGGCACGCCGCGCCATGTCTTTGCCATCGCCCCCGCAGAACTGCTGCGGCTGACCGGGGCCACGACGGCCGATTTCACCGCCTGACATGAAAGAGGCGGGATCGACCCGCCCCGTTTTCGCTATCCGGCCACCGCCCGGTAGAGCCAGATCAGCACCACCGCGCCGATCAGCCCGGCCACGCCCTGCGCCAGCCAGCTGCCGGCCTGGGCATTCAGGCCCACGAGGCCCAGGAGCGCGTTGCCGACCACGGCCCCGACGATGCCCAGGATGATATTGAGAAAGACTCCGGTATCGGCCTTCATGATATTGCTGGCGATCCAGCCCGCGAGACCGCCGACGATGATCGCGGCAATCCAACCCAAACCCTGCATGTGAAACTCCGCTTGCTGCTGAGGCTGCGAAATTGAACGCGGCCGGGGCGGATCGGTTTCACATCGGATTCACGCTGGGGTGAATCCGATGCAGGCGCGCAACAGCTCAGTCGCGCAGCAGCTCGTTGATCGAGGTCTTGGAACGGGTCTGCGCATCGACGCGCTTCACGATCACCGCGCAGTAAAGGTTCACGCCGTTCTTCGACGGCAGCGAGCCCGCGACCACGACCGAGCCGGCGGGAACCTCGCCATACATGACCTCGCCGGTCTCGCGGTCGACGATCTTGGTCGACTTGCCGATGAAGACGCCCATGCCCAGGACCGAGCCTTCGCGCACGATGCACCCCTCGACCACCTCGGACCGGGCGCCGATGAAGCAATTGTCCTCGATGATGGTCGGGCCGGCCTGCATCGGCTCCAGCACGCCGCCGATGCCGACGCCGCCCGACAGGTGGACGTTCTTGCCGATCTGCGCGCAGCTGCCCACGGTGGCCCAGGTGTCGACCATGGTGCCCTCGTCGACATAGGCGCCCAGGTTCACGAAGCTGGGCATCAGCACCACGCCCTTGGCGATATAGGCCGAGCGGCGCACGACGCAGTTCGGCACGGCGCGAAAGCCGGCGACCTGCCATTGCGCCTGGCCCCAATGCGCGAACTTGCTGTCGACCTTGTCCCACCAGGTGCCGCCCTGCGGGCCGCCGGCGTGGATCTCCATGTCCTTCAGGCGGAAGCCCAGCAGCACGGCCTTTTTCGCCCATTGGTTCACATGCCAGTCGGCGCCGCGTTTTTCGGCGACGCGCAGCGCGCCCTTGTCCAGCGCCTCGAGCGTCGCCTCGATGGCGTCGCGGGCCTCGCCCCTGGTGGCGGGGGTGATCTGGTCGCGGATCTCCCAGGCGGATTCGATGGCGGCTTCAAGGGCGTCATTCGACATGGTCTGGCCTCTCTCGGGATGGAAACTCGTGCCCAAGGGCTATAAGCCGAGGGCTGCGGCCGTGCAATGTACGGCGACCCGTGCCAGAGGTTTGGATGATGGACGAAGAAGAGCGCAGCCACCCCTTCCGCGACAGCCAGCAGGACGTGGCAGCGGCGCGCATCACCCCCGACACGCCGCAGACCCGCGCCCCGGCCTATCGGCTGGCCTTCACCGATACCGAATTCCTGCTGCGCGAGGAACTGCGCCCGGTGCGGTTGCAGCTGGAGCTGCTGAAGCCGCAGATGATCATGGACGCGCGCGGCATCCGCTCGACCGTGGTGATGTTCGGCGGCGCGCGCATCCCGGCGCCGGCGGAAAAGGACAGCGCCCGCACCCCGGAGCTGGCGGCGCTGTCGCGCTATTACGACGAGGCGCGCAGCTTTGCCCGCCAGATGACCGAGCGCAGCCTGGAAAGCTATGGCGCCGAGAACGTCATCTGCACCGGCGGCGGCCCCGGCGTGATGCAGGCCGGCAACATGGGGGCGTTCCAGGCCGGCGGAATCTCGATCGGCCTGTCCATCGTGCTGCCGCATGAGCAGGCGCCGAACCAGTATGTGACGCCCGACCTGTGCTTCAACTTCCACTATTTCGCGATCAGGAAGATGCATTTCCTGATGCGCGCCAAGGCGGTGACGGTGTTCCCCGGCGGCTTCGGCACGCTCGACGAGATGTTCGAGGCCCTGACCCTGATCCAGACCGGCCGCATGACGCGGGTGCCTTTCATCCTGTTCGGCCGCGAATTCTGGCACAAGGTCATCAACTGGCAGGCGCTGGCCGAGGCCGGCACCATCAGCCCCGAGGATCTGGAGCTGATCAGCTTCGTCGAAACCGCCGAGGAAGCGGTCGCGATCATCGACAACTGGGTCGTGCCCTGTCCCTGAGACTGTCCCCGGGACAGGTCACTTCGGCCACCAGGCGACGAAATCGTTCGGCCCGACGCTGATTGGCGGCCCGCCGGCGCGGCGCTGCACTTGATCTGCCGCGGCCAGCGCCGCGCCTTCGCGATAGATCGCATAGGTCAGCTCGGGCCGCATCTCGGGCTCGGGCTGGTCCTCGACCGCGCGCACCACGATGGTGCCCAGCTTCAGGGCGCGCTGGAAGGCCTCGTCATCGCCATACATCGCGTTGAGGAACTTGATGACCTTGGCGCGGAACACGGCCCTGTCCTGCGGCCCGTCGGAATCCTCGACGGCGGATCTGGCCGGCGCGACGCGCCGGGTCTCGCCCTGCATCGTCTCGCGCGCATGGGCGATGCCCTCGTGTCCCAGCTGCACATCCTCGCTGGCGGCGGCGGCTTCCTCGACCGGAGGAATCTCGGCCTCGGTCGCGGCGATGATCGCACCGACGGCGTCGCCGGGACGGAGCTGCGGCGCGGCGACGGGTCCGGCACGGCTTTGGATCGGGTTGGCGAGAGGAATCATGGCATACCTGGAGACTCATTGACGGAATGCCGCATCATAACCCGAAAGCCGCGGTTTTCAGCCGGCCATGCTGCGGTAAATGCTTAAAACCTTAATGGTTCTCGCAGCTTGGCGGGCATTTGGCAGGTTGGCGGGCCGCTTGCGCATTGCCGAAGATTGTCATCGCCTGCAAGTGACCAGTGCCTTGCCGGACCCCGGCTCCTCGTCGCGCACGGCTGGGCAGGCCAAGATCGGAACGGATCGCGGTGCTCACCTCTCGTGGCAGAGTTCCGGAGCATACCCCGAAGGTCCCAGCATCTGAGTTGCTCGCTCCGATGCCCTGCGAGCAGTTCATCCCTTTGGCTGCCGGCAGCAGGAACCGGCGACTTGGCGGCCAAGATATCGGGCTTGCGAGCGCCAATGCTCGCGCCAACCACGCGGCCGGTCATCTCCACCTCGGGATAACGAGGGGCCCGGTCTGCACCTTCGCCCGCAAGGTGCGGCTCCCTTTCTGCCCAACTGTGTAGGAAGCCTCCTGACGGCATGCTCTAGGTCATGCTTAATGGCGATCCAGGTCACGCACCAAATCGGCTCCCACCTAGCCCCCATCGCGCCCCAACTCGACCAGCTGGCGGTGCAGGCCATGGCCGGGGGCCTGCCCTAAGGCAAAACCGCAGCTGCGCCCCGCTCGCGGCCAGCTTTTCCGTCAGCTTGCGGATGGGATCGGGCCGGTTCGGCACAGAGTCCCGGTGCCGAACCTCACCGCCGCGCTCGCCATGCGCAGCGGCGACAGAGATCGGCGCCTGATGGACGTCCGGCCCGATGAACCTGTTCCTCTCCATCGGGTCTTTCTCCCATTCTCGAGGCTCGGCACCAGTCAATCTGGTGCAGCCCTCGAACGGAGAATGCCGCGGGAGAGGCCGCCGACCCAGTCAGCTCACTCCACGATCATGGGTGCTAGAGATGCTCTTGAATTACTGGCTGAATCAAAGCGGAACACATTTTGTCGGCACACCGTCTTCTAAGCCCTTCGCAAAGACAGGCACACATCAAATGTTGCCGTTTAGCCGAGCGGTGCCCTTACGCGAGGGGAAATGCCGGGACCAACCGCGGCCCCCGGCACATTCGCCAGCTATTCGCGGTGATAGGGGCTGCCGGCCAGGATGGTGGTGGCGCGATAGATCTGCTCGGCCAGCATGACCCGCACCAGCATATGCGGCCAGACCATGCGGCCGAAGCTAATCGCCAGGTCGGCGCGCGATCGCAGGCCTGGGTCGATGCCGTCCGCGCCGCCGATCACGAAGGCCAGGTCGCGCGCCGCGTCACGCCAGCCGGCGATGCGGGCGGCGAATTCGGGCGAGCTGAGCATCTGCCCGCGTTCGTCCAGCACCACCAGCGCGGCGCCGTCGGGAATGGCCTTGGCCAGCAGCGGCGCCTCGGCCGCCATGCCGCCGCCGCGCTTGTCCTCGACCTCGACCAGGGTCACCGGCGGCAGGCCAAGCGCGCGGCCCGCCTTGGCGTGGCGGTCAAGGTAATCGGCGATCAGGCTCGCCTCCGGTCCCTGCCGCAGCCGCCCGACCGCGGCAATGACCATGCGCATGGCTCAGTTCTGGGGCTTGCGGGCCGCTTCCTCGGCGGCGTGGTCGGCGCGCAGCCGGTCCAGCGTGGCCGAGCGCAGCGCATCGGCGGGCATCCACATCTTTTCCAGCTGATAGAATTCGCGGACCTCGGGGCGGAAGACATGGACGATCACGTCGTCGGTGTCGATCAGCACCCAGTCGCCGGTTTCCTTGCCTTCGACGCGGGCCGAGCGTCCGGTCTGTTCTTTCAGGCGCTCCACCAGCTTTTCGGCGATGGCTGCCACCTGGCGCGCATTGCGGCCCGAGGCGATCACCATGTGATCGGCCATGGCCGAACGGCCGCGCAGGTCGATGGTCACGACATCCTCGGCCTTGTCGTCGTCGAGAGAGGCAAGAATGCGGTCCAGCAGCTGATCGCTGGTCAGCCCGGGCTCCGCGGTGGTCGCTGCCGGCACGGGGGCCGACGGGACGGTATTGGACAGGGGTTCATCCTCCGGTCAACGCGCCGTTCACCCCCGGCGCCGGGCCCTTTCAATGTAGCACGGAATCGCGCCCGCTCAATGCGGGGGCGCAGGAATTCTGGGCGGGTTCGCGTAAAGACAGGCGGAAACCGGCAGATTTCCCCAGGGATCGGGGCAGCGCACCAGGCCCGAGCTCCAGGCCAGCCGGGGGTGGTCCAGCCGCGCCAATTGCCGGGCGCGCTCCATCGGCGTGTCGGCCAGATAGACCGCCAGGGTGAAAATTGCCACGCAGATCAGCGGGATCACCCGCAGGACGATGCGAATCAGCATGCCCGATCCTTTCCCTCAGTTCCGGGGGCAAGATAGAGGCGAATGCTCAACATGGAATTAACAGCCGCGTGTGACGATGTTGAACGCAAGGCAAAACCGGCGTATGACTGCCGACATGCAAGGATTCGTCTATTTCGATATCCATGACCGCGCCCGCCTGCCCGGCCGGTTCTACGGCGAAAGCCTGTCCGTCACCGCGCGACTTTGACGGGTGGCGGCGCCTGCGCGCGCGCCCCTGGTCCGGCGGACCACCAGCGATTTTCCCTAGCTACTCTTTCGGAAAGAGACAGCCATGACCGGCAATACCAATGCGGGCGCGCCCCGCACCCTGTATGACAAGATCTTCGACGCCCATGTGGTGGACCGGCAAGAGGACGGCACCTGCATCCTCTATATCGACCGCCACCTGGTGCATGAGGTGACCTCGCCCCAGGCCTTCGAAGGGCTGCGCATGGCCGGGCGCAAGGTGCGCCGCCCCGACCAGACCATCGCCGTGCCGGACCACAACGTGCCGACGACGCCCGACCGCGTGAACGGGATCGAGAACCCCGAGGGCCGCATCCAGGTCGCCGAGCTGGACAAGAACGCCCGCGAATTCGGGCTGAACTACTATCCGATGAGCGACGTCCGCCAGGGCATCGTCCATATCGTCGGGCCGGAACAGGGCTGGACCCTGCCCGGCATGACGGTCGTCTGCGGCGACAGCCATACCGCGACGCATGGCGCCTTTGGCGCGCTGGCGCATGGCATCGGCACCTCGGAAGTCGAGCACGTCCTGGCGACGCAAACGCTGATCCAGAAGAAATCCAAGAACATGAAGGTGGAGATCACCGGCAAGCTGCGTCCCGGCGTCACCGCCAAGGACATCACCCTGGCGGTGATCGGCAAGACCGGCACCGCCGGCGGCACCGGCTATGTCATCGAATATTGCGGCGAGGCGATCCGCGACCTGTCGATGGAAGGCCGCATGACCGTCTGCAACATGGCGATCGAGGGCGGCGCCCGCGCCGGCCTGATCGCGCCGGACGAAAAGACCTTCGCCTATTGCCAGGGCCGCCCGCACGCCCCGAAAGGCGCCGCCTGGGAGGCCGCCGTCAGCTGGTGGAAGACGCTCTTCACCGACGAGGGCGCGCATTGGGACAAGGTCATCACCATCCGCGGCGAGGACATCGCCCCGGTGGTGACCTGGGGCACCTCGCCCGAGGACGTGGCGGCGATCACCGACAAGGTTCCGGCCCCCGAGGATTTCGAGGGCGGCAAGGTCGAGGCCGCGCGCCGCAGCCTGGACTACATGGGCCTGAAGCCCGGCACGCCGCTGAACGAGGTCAAGATCGACGCGGTCTTCATCGGCTCCTGCACCAACGGCCGGATCGAGGACCTGCGCGCCGCCGCCGGCATCCTGAAAGGCAAGCACCTGGCGCCGGGCGTGCGCGGCATGGTGGTGCCCGGCTCGGGCCTGGTGCGCCTGCAGGCCGAGGAAGAGGGTCTGGACAAGATCTTTACCGACGCCGGTTTCGAATGGCGGCTGGCCGGCTGTTCCATGTGCCTGGGCATGAACCCCGACCAGCTGGCGCCGGGCGAGCGCTGCGCCGCGACCTCGAACCGCAACTTCGAGGGCCGCATGGGCCGCGGCGGCCGCACCCACCTGATGTCGCCGGTCATGGCGGCGGCGGCGGGCATCGCGGGTCACCTGACCGACGTGCGCGAACTGCTGGCGGAAACCGTCTGATGCCTGCGGGCGGGGTCTTAGCGGCCCCGCCTCAGCAGCAGCAGGGCGTTGACCGCGATCAGCACCAGCCCGGCGTTCTCGAACCAGAAGTTGAACTTGAGGTTCGCGAAATCCAGGCTGAGGAGCCTGTCGACATGATGGAAACCCACCGCGCGCACCAGCACGAAACCGCACAGCACGGCCAGCCCGACCAGGGCCAGGCCATTGCCGCGCATGCGCCCGCGCAGGGATTTCGTGGCCCAGAGCAGCGCGCCCCCCACGCCCAGCACCAGCCCGGCGATGAAGGCCAGCTGCACCAGCCAGCGGTTGTCGTACCAGCCCTGGGCATGGGCCATGCAGCGCCCGGTGGCGGTCAGCGCGGTCTGCAGGTCGAGCTGCTTGTTGAAGGCCAGGGCCGCCATCAGCACCGCGATGGCCAGCCACAGCCCGCGCGCCGCGCGGGCGGGGCGGCGGCGCAGCACCAGGGTCGCCAGCGCCAGGCAGGCCAGATAGGACAGCACCGTCAGCCAGCCGGTGATCTCGGGATCGCCGATCTGCGGGGTCCAGTCGCGCGCAATGCAGGCGCGCAGGGCGGAAAGGCTGGAAAAACCGAAAAACATCAGCGAAACCCGTATGCACATGGCGCCGCGCGCCGGACGGGTCTCGGTTAACGGGGGCTGCGCCCCCAAGTCAATTCTGCGAGGATCAAGAAATGGACAAGTTCACCACCCTGACCGGCATCGCGGCCCCCATGCCGCTGGTCAATATCGACACCGACATGATCATCCCGAAACAGTTCCTGAAGACGATCCACCGCTCGGGTCTGGGCAAGAACCTGTTCGACGAGATGCGCTACAATCCCGACGGGACCGAGGTGCCGGATTTCGTGCTGAACCAGCCGGCCTGGCGCGACAGCCAGATCATCGTCGCCGGCGACAACTTCGGCTGCGGCAGCTCGCGCGAACATGCGCCCTGGGCGCTCCTCGATTTCGGCATCCGCTGCGTGATCTCCACCAGCTTCGCCGACATCTTCTACAACAACTGCTTCAAGAACGGCATCCTGCCCATCGTCATGCCGCAAGAGGTGGTGGACGTGCTGATGGAGGACGCCCGCAAGGGCGCCAACGCCCGCATGACCGTGGACCTGGAGGCCATGACCGTGACCACCTCGGACGGCCAGAGCTTCTCCTTCGAGCTGGACCCGTTCCGCCGCCACTGCCTGCTGAACGGGTTGGACGACATCGGCCTGACCATGGAGAAGGCGCCCTCGATCGACGCCTACGAGACGCAGATGGCCCAGAGCCGGCCTTGGGTGTAAGGGCGCTCGCCCTTGCCTTGGCTGTCGCCGCCCTGCCGGCGACGGCCGCGCCGTTGCGCATTGCCACCTACAGCCCCGACCTGTCGCGCGACGGGCCGGGGCTTTTGCTGCGCGATCTCGGCCGCGAGGATGCGCAGATCGCCGCCGTCGTCGCCGTGCTGGCCGAAACCCGGCCCGACATCCTGCTGCTGACCGATTTCGACTGGGATTTCGACGGCAAGGCGCTGGATGCCTTTGCCGCCCGGCTGGCGCAGGCCGGGCTGGATTATCCGCACCGCTTCGCCGCCCGACCGAACAGCGGCACGGCGACCGGGCTGGACCTGGACGCGGACGGGCGGTTGGGCACCGCGGACGATGCCCAGGGCTTCGGCGAATTCACCGGCCAGGGCGGCATGGCGATCCTCTCGCGCCACCCCATCGGCCCGGTGACGGATTACACGGATGCCCTGTGGCGCGACCTGCCCGGCAACCTGATGCCCGCGCTGCCCGAGGAGGTGCGGGCGGTGCGCCGGCTGTCCTCGACCGGGCATTGGGACGCGGTGGTGACGGTGGCGGGCCGGCCGCTGCACCTGCTGGCCATGTCGGCGACGCCGCCGGTCTTCGACGGGCCCGAGGATCTGAACGGCCGCCGCAACCACGACGAGCTGGCCTTCTGGCTGGGGCACCTGCCCGATGCGCCCTTCGTGCTGGCCGGGAACCTGAACCTGGATCCCCAGGACAGCGAGGGCAGGCCGCAGGCGCTGGCGCAGGTCATGGCGCATGTCACCGACCCCCTGCCCCGCAGCGCCGGCGGCGCGGCGGCCAAGGGCGGTGTCAACGACAGCCAGAAGGGCGACCCGGGCCTCGATACCGGCGACTGGCCCGACGACAAGCCGCCGGGCAACCTGCGGGTGGATTACGTCCTGCCCGCGAAGGGGCTGAAGATCACCGATTCGGGCGTGTTCTGGCCGGCCGAGGGGCCGCTCGCCAAGGCGGCGCTGACCGCTTCCGCGCATCGCCTGGTCTGGGTAGAGTTGGACTGGCCATGACCCAATTCGACGAATCCGACCGCGACACGCTCGATCGCATCCTGCGCTGGCGCCGCGACATGCGGCATTTCCGCACCGACCCGGTGCCCGAACCCTTGCTGGACGAATTGCACGCCGCGATGGAGCTTGCGCCCTCGGTCGGCAATTCCCGGCCCTGGCGGGTGATCCGCGTCGAAAGCCCGGGCCTGCGGGCCGAGATCCGCGCCGATTTCCTGCGCTGCAATGCCGAGGCCGCCACGGGCTATCAGGGCGAGCAGCGCCGCGCCTATGACGCGCTGAAGCTGGCCGGGCTGGACCGGGCGCCGGTCTGGCTCGCGGTCTTTACCGACACGAGCCCTGCCGAGGGTCACGGCTTGGGCCGCGCCACCATGCCGGCGACGCTGCACCAGTCCACCGCCATGGCGATCCATACGCTATGGCTGGCGGCGCGGGTGCGCGGGCTGGGGCTGGGCATGGTCTCGATCCTGGACCCGGCGCATGTCGGCCCGCTGCTGCAAGTGCCCGAGGGCTGGGAATTCACCGCGCTTCTGTGCCTCGGCTGGCCCGAGTTCACCGACGACACGCCGCTGCTGCATCGCACCGGCTGGCAGGCCAATACCGCGCCAGGCTGGCAGAAACGCTAGGCCCCGCCGGCGCGCGGCGGGGCCCGTTTTCTGGGGGTGGCGGCTTACTGCTGCGGCGGCGCGGGCGGCGGGCCCATCGGCTGGCCGTTCACGCTGATCTGCCCGCCTTCGGGCATCTGGATATCCCAGACCGCGTCGCCGCCCTCGCCCGGCTTCGACATGGCGCGGGCCATGCGCAGCATCATCAGCGGCTGCGCGGCCTCGTCCTGCGGCGCGGCGGCCAGCGCCGATTCCAGCGTGTCGAGTCCGCTGGCCGAGATCAGCGCCGTGCCCACCGGCGCCGCGCCCGGACCGACCGCCACATCGGCGCGATAGTCGATCTGATAGCCGTCGCCCTTGATCTGCGAGGGCGCCAGTTTCAGCGTCGCCTTGCCGTCGGGCAGGAGCGCCTGCTGCATCTGCTGGGGCGAGAGCTTGGCCAGCGGCTCCTCGGCATTCAGGTCGAAGCTCTCGATCAGCAGCTTCGCCGGCGCCGCCAGGTCGAAGTCCGAGGCGGCGAAGTCCAGCGACACCTCTTGCGGCAGGATCGGCGCGACCCAGGACGGCAGCACGCCCTCGGGCACGGTCAGGCCAGAAAGCACCAGCTTCTCGGCCAGCCGCCCGTCCGGCACAGCGCCGCTGAGCCCCAGGCCCAGCGTGGCCGAGGCCAGGCCGAATTCGCCGATGGGCGAGCCGATCTTCATGTC
This portion of the Paracoccus sp. N5 genome encodes:
- the leuD gene encoding 3-isopropylmalate dehydratase small subunit, whose protein sequence is MDKFTTLTGIAAPMPLVNIDTDMIIPKQFLKTIHRSGLGKNLFDEMRYNPDGTEVPDFVLNQPAWRDSQIIVAGDNFGCGSSREHAPWALLDFGIRCVISTSFADIFYNNCFKNGILPIVMPQEVVDVLMEDARKGANARMTVDLEAMTVTTSDGQSFSFELDPFRRHCLLNGLDDIGLTMEKAPSIDAYETQMAQSRPWV
- a CDS encoding endonuclease/exonuclease/phosphatase family protein, whose product is MAVAALPATAAPLRIATYSPDLSRDGPGLLLRDLGREDAQIAAVVAVLAETRPDILLLTDFDWDFDGKALDAFAARLAQAGLDYPHRFAARPNSGTATGLDLDADGRLGTADDAQGFGEFTGQGGMAILSRHPIGPVTDYTDALWRDLPGNLMPALPEEVRAVRRLSSTGHWDAVVTVAGRPLHLLAMSATPPVFDGPEDLNGRRNHDELAFWLGHLPDAPFVLAGNLNLDPQDSEGRPQALAQVMAHVTDPLPRSAGGAAAKGGVNDSQKGDPGLDTGDWPDDKPPGNLRVDYVLPAKGLKITDSGVFWPAEGPLAKAALTASAHRLVWVELDWP
- the bluB gene encoding 5,6-dimethylbenzimidazole synthase, coding for MTQFDESDRDTLDRILRWRRDMRHFRTDPVPEPLLDELHAAMELAPSVGNSRPWRVIRVESPGLRAEIRADFLRCNAEAATGYQGEQRRAYDALKLAGLDRAPVWLAVFTDTSPAEGHGLGRATMPATLHQSTAMAIHTLWLAARVRGLGLGMVSILDPAHVGPLLQVPEGWEFTALLCLGWPEFTDDTPLLHRTGWQANTAPGWQKR